One window from the genome of Anaerolineales bacterium encodes:
- a CDS encoding sigma-70 family RNA polymerase sigma factor, translating into MSQTPEDLELIRRADSDPDAFGELYTRYVGRIYSYIYYRTGDPQEAEDLTARVFQRAMHHIGRYRDQGVPFSAWLYRIAHNLVANWHRDRSRRQIVPLDERIVASGPSSHPEVATIMREEQRRLLDVVRTLPPDRQELLILKFVDHLSNAEIGQITGKTEGAIKSLYHRTLISLRFSLSGGEFLVPDEPGQTGQREDAEDE; encoded by the coding sequence ATGAGCCAGACGCCTGAGGACCTGGAACTGATCCGCCGCGCCGATTCGGACCCCGATGCTTTCGGCGAGTTGTACACCCGGTATGTGGGCCGGATCTACAGCTACATCTACTACCGCACCGGGGACCCACAGGAGGCCGAAGACCTAACGGCGCGCGTCTTCCAACGAGCGATGCACCATATCGGCCGCTACCGAGATCAAGGGGTTCCGTTCTCCGCCTGGCTCTATCGGATCGCCCACAACTTGGTGGCGAACTGGCATCGCGATCGTAGCCGCCGGCAAATCGTCCCGTTGGATGAGCGGATCGTCGCTTCGGGCCCGTCGTCGCATCCGGAAGTCGCGACAATTATGCGTGAAGAACAGCGCCGGCTGCTGGATGTGGTCCGCACGTTGCCGCCGGACCGGCAAGAGCTTCTCATCTTGAAGTTCGTCGATCACCTGTCCAACGCCGAGATCGGGCAGATCACGGGAAAGACAGAAGGCGCCATCAAGAGCTTGTACCACCGGACCCTGATCAGCCTCCGCTTTTCGCTGTCGGGAGGCGAGTTCCTGGTGCCGGACGAGCCTGGCCAAACTG